Part of the Halobacteriovorax vibrionivorans genome, GCGACAATGGGGGATTTACTTCCTGACTCAACTGATGTTGCGCAAGATGTTGAATTTAAACAGTCACTTCAACTTCTCCAAGAAAACCTCGATCAATTTATTCAGGGGCTAAAGCCTCGTGATCAAGAAATCTTTAAAGAAAGACTATTGAATGATGCTCCGCGCTCTCTACAGTCCATCGCTGACGATTATGGGGTCTCTCGAGAGCGTATTCGCCAGATCGAGGCCCGTCTTCTCGATAACTTAAAGGTTTACATGAGTGAAATTATAAGATAGTATGCACAAAATATTGCGCCCTATACTTGGCCTGGAAAATAACTTCCTTGCTCGGTATTTGGTAAGTTTAGGAGAAATTATGATTACAAAAGAAAAAACAGCATCAATCGTAGCTGAATTTGGTAAAGAGTTTGGAGCATCTGAAAAAGATAGCGGTTGTGCAGCGGTTCAAGTTGCAATTCTTACAGAAAGAATTAACAACCTTAAAGAGCACTTTGGTTCACACAAGCACGATTATTCTTCAAACCGTGGTCTTCTTAAGATGATTGGACGTCGTCGTCGTCTTCTTAAGTATGTATCTA contains:
- the rpsO gene encoding 30S ribosomal protein S15, translated to MITKEKTASIVAEFGKEFGASEKDSGCAAVQVAILTERINNLKEHFGSHKHDYSSNRGLLKMIGRRRRLLKYVSTENEDNYKSLIKKLGLRK